One window of the Populus trichocarpa isolate Nisqually-1 chromosome 9, P.trichocarpa_v4.1, whole genome shotgun sequence genome contains the following:
- the LOC7467393 gene encoding non-specific lipid transfer protein GPI-anchored 20 has protein sequence MATTTTHRHVLALAMLLIVGIHILGNQKVAASCQETLPPLISKCTQFVRIPGPKVPPSDACCQAVKQVPLGDLPCLCKLVTPAVEKVISMEKAVYVARTCGLPIPSGLTVCGSYTIPPKFV, from the exons ATGGCAACCACTACTACTCATCGTCATGTTTTGGCCTTGGCAATGTTGTTGATCGTTGGAATCCATATTCTGGGCAACCAAAAGGTGGCAGCCTCATGCCAAGAAACTCTTCCTCCTCTCATATCCAAATGCACCCAATTCGTTCGAATTCCAGGCCCAAAAGTCCCACCATCTGACGCTTGCTGTCAAGCGGTGAAACAAGTCCCGTTAGGAGACCTTCCTTGTTTGTGCAAGCTTGTTACCCCAGCTGTGGAAAAGGTGATTAGCATGGAGAAGGCGGTCTATGTTGCCCGAACTTGTGGCCTTCCTATCCCGTCAGGATTAACTGTATGCGGAA gttACACCATTCCTCCTAAGTTTGTTTGA
- the LOC7467395 gene encoding scarecrow-like protein 3 translates to MYQDDGSSSVTSSPLQVFSTMPVSPSMGSPYPWVRELKSEERGLYLIHLLLTCANHVASGSLENAEIALSQISHLASPDGDTMQRIAAYFAEALARRIVKAWPGIDKALNATQITLVSEQILVRKLFYDMFPFMKVAFVLTNQAIIEAMEGEKMVHVIDLHAAEPAQWIALLQAFSVRPEGPPHLRITGIHPQKGVLDQMAHKLIEEAEKLDIPFQFNPIVSKLENLDIEILRVKTGEALAISSILQLHSFLASDDELRKKSPSTLKNSNGINMQRVLQMNQNTLGELLEKDTANGYSPSPDSASSSPLSSTASVKMDCFLNSLWGLSPKLMVVTEQDSNHNGSTLMERLLEALYTYAALFDCLESTVSRTSMERLKVEKMLFGDEIKNIIACEGAARKERHEKLEKWIQRLDLAGFGNVSLSYYGMLQARRLLQGYGCDGYRMKEENGSVVICWQDRPLFSVSAWRCRK, encoded by the coding sequence ATGTATCAAGATGATGGATCATCTTCTGTAACATCATCACCTCTCCAAGTTTTCTCCACGATGCCAGTTTCACCTAGCATGGGATCGCCATATCCCTGGGTTAGAGAGCTAAAATCCGAGGAGAGGGGTTTGTATTTGATCCATTTATTGCTCACTTGTGCAAACCACGTTGCCTCTGGTAGCCTTGAAAATGCAGAGATTGCCCTTAGTCAAATCTCCCATCTAGCCTCTCCTGATGGGGATACCATGCAGCGCATCGCTGCATACTTTGCTGAGGCGCTTGCTCGTAGGATCGTCAAAGCCTGGCCTGGTATTGACAAGGCCCTCAACGCTACTCAAATAACTTTGGTTTCTGAGCAAATCTTAGTTCGCAAACTGTTTTATGATATGTTTCCATTCATGAAAGTCGCTTTTGTGCTGACGAATCAAGCTATAATTGAAGCCATGGAAGGGGAGAAAATGGTTCATGTAATTGATCTTCACGCAGCTGAACCTGCTCAGTGGATTGCGCTCCTTCAAGCTTTTAGCGTGAGGCCTGAGGGACCACCCCATCTGAGAATCACAGGGATTCATCCGCAGAAAGGGGTATTAGATCAAATGGCTCACAAGCTAATTGAAGAAGCAGAAAAGTTGGATATCCCATTTCAGTTTAATCCCATTGTTAGCAAATTAGAGAATCTTGATATTGAAATATTGCGTGTTAAAACTGGGGAGGCTCTAGCTATCAGTTCAATTCTTCAATTGCATTCTTTTTTGGCCTCTGATGATGAATTGAGGAAGAAATCTCCATCGACATTGAAGAATTCAAATGGAATTAACATGCAAAGAGTCCTTCAAATGAATCAAAACACATTAGGAGAGCTGCTCGAGAAAGACACGGCTAATGGATATAGCCCAAGTCCTGACTCCGCCTCGTCATCACCACTATCTTCAACTGCTTCGGTGAAGATGGATTGCTTCCTTAACTCCCTGTGGGGTTTGTCACCGAAACTCATGGTGGTAACTGAACAGGATTCTAACCACAATGGATCAACTCTTATGGAGAGGCTACTGGAGGCACTATACACTTATGCCGCATTATTTGATTGTTTGGAATCTACTGTATCTAGAACATCGATGGAAAGGTTGAAGGTGGAGAAGATGCTTTTCGGAGATGAAATAAAGAACATTATAGCATGTGAGGGAGCTGCTAGGAAGGAAAGACATGAAAAACTCGAGAAGTGGATCCAAAGGCTTGATTTGGCTGGGTTTGGAAACGTGTCTTTGAGCTACTACGGTATGCTGCAGGCAAGAAGGTTGTTGCAAGGTTATGGTTGCGATGGGTatagaatgaaagaagaaaatggaagTGTAGTAATTTGCTGGCAAGATCGGCCTCTTTTTTCTGTTTCAGCTTGGAGGTGTAGGAAGTAA
- the LOC7467394 gene encoding non-specific lipid transfer protein GPI-anchored 20, producing the protein MATTNTHRRHVLALAVFLIVGIHILGNQKVAASCKESTVPSLKSRCSRFVRIPGPKVPPSYACCQAVKEITVGDLPCLCKLLTPAVQKVISMEKAVCVARTCGLPVPPGTVCGTLLHQFMDAQLEWFEDTCDNVQQEQQ; encoded by the exons ATGGCAACGACCAATACTCATCGTCGTCATGTATTGGCCCTGGCAGTGTTCTTGATTGTTGGAATTCATATTCTGGGCAACCAAAAGGTGGCAGCCTCATGCAAAGAAAGTACTGTTCCTTCTCTCAAATCCAGATGCTCCCGATTCGTTCGAATTCCAGGCCCAAAAGTTCCACCATCTTACGCTTGTTGTCAAGCGGTGAAAGAAATCACAGTAGGAGACCTTCCTTGTTTGTGCAAGCTTCTTACCCCAGCTGTGCAAAAGGTGATTAGCATGGAGAAGGCTGTCTGTGTTGCACGAACTTGTGGCCTTCCTGTCCCTCCAGGAACTGTATGTGGAA CTCTTCTTCATCAGTTCATGGACGCCCAGTTGGAATGGTTCGAAGACACCTGTGATAACGTGCAACAAGAGCAGCAGTGA